A window of Aquitalea denitrificans contains these coding sequences:
- a CDS encoding septal ring lytic transglycosylase RlpA family protein, whose translation MKTASATSQSAKPTNKPTVANNKGGAYFQKDGPADHIPVNLNLVPDAVPQTEPLIKSANLPYSAMGMNFRPDTSDKPFKATGVASWYGKQFQGRKTTSGERYDMFAMTAAHPTLPIPSYVRVTNASNGKSVIVRINDRGPFHRNRAMDLSYAAAYKLGFVKQGSARVSIERVWPVAGGEAIASNSPEVRQEDNPRYLQLGSFNKLANAEALLKKMLDEMDDHYDAKLGIVNQQGNYKVRLGPFPTDAAVRSAAESLKVGNVVMKD comes from the coding sequence GTGAAGACGGCGAGCGCCACCAGCCAGTCGGCCAAGCCGACCAATAAGCCCACCGTAGCCAACAACAAGGGCGGTGCCTATTTTCAGAAAGACGGCCCTGCCGACCATATCCCGGTCAACCTGAATCTGGTACCGGATGCAGTACCCCAGACAGAACCGCTGATCAAGTCAGCCAACCTGCCGTACTCGGCAATGGGCATGAATTTCCGCCCGGACACCAGCGATAAGCCGTTCAAGGCCACTGGCGTGGCCTCCTGGTATGGCAAACAGTTTCAAGGCCGGAAAACCACTTCTGGTGAACGTTACGACATGTTCGCCATGACAGCGGCCCATCCGACCCTGCCGATTCCCAGCTATGTACGGGTGACCAATGCGTCCAATGGCAAGTCGGTCATCGTTCGCATCAATGACCGTGGTCCTTTCCACAGGAATCGTGCAATGGACCTGTCCTATGCTGCAGCCTACAAGCTTGGCTTCGTCAAGCAAGGCAGCGCCCGCGTCAGCATCGAACGCGTTTGGCCGGTAGCCGGTGGTGAAGCTATTGCCAGCAATAGCCCGGAAGTCCGTCAGGAAGACAATCCACGCTATCTGCAGTTGGGCTCCTTCAACAAGCTGGCCAATGCCGAAGCACTGTTGAAGAAAATGCTGGACGAGATGGACGACCATTACGATGCCAAGCTGGGCATCGTGAACCAGCAGGGCAACTACAAGGTCCGCCTGGGGCCCTTTCCGACCGATGCTGCCGTACGCAGCGCGGCGGAAAGCCTGAAAGTGGGAAATGTAGTGATGAAGGACTGA
- the yihA gene encoding ribosome biogenesis GTP-binding protein YihA/YsxC encodes MSIFKNATFYTTVNHLKDLPPTRAEVAFVGRSNAGKSSAINTLANRTRLAYVSKTPGRTQHINFFDLGHERFMVDLPGYGYAEVPEAVRAHWVQLLGRYLQTRDSLVGLILIMDSRRPLLELDRQMLNFFRDTGRPVHILLSKSDKLSRSDQQQTLTMVRRELADYPAVSVQLFSSLKKTGGEQVEQVVEGWFDAVLKEQDSLPDSE; translated from the coding sequence ATGTCGATTTTTAAAAACGCCACTTTTTATACCACCGTCAACCATTTGAAGGACCTGCCGCCCACCCGGGCCGAGGTTGCCTTCGTGGGACGGTCCAATGCCGGCAAGTCCAGCGCCATCAATACCCTGGCCAACCGGACCCGGCTGGCGTATGTCTCCAAGACTCCGGGTCGTACCCAGCATATTAACTTTTTCGACCTGGGCCACGAACGCTTCATGGTGGACTTGCCCGGTTACGGCTATGCCGAGGTTCCGGAAGCCGTGCGGGCGCACTGGGTACAATTGCTGGGGCGCTACCTGCAAACCCGCGACAGCCTGGTCGGGCTGATCCTGATCATGGATTCGCGCCGCCCGCTGCTGGAGCTGGACCGGCAGATGCTCAACTTCTTCCGCGATACGGGTCGTCCGGTGCACATCCTGCTATCCAAATCCGACAAATTATCGCGTAGCGACCAGCAGCAGACCTTGACCATGGTCAGGCGTGAGCTGGCAGATTACCCTGCGGTATCGGTGCAGTTGTTTTCCAGCCTCAAGAAAACTGGGGGCGAACAAGTGGAACAGGTAGTCGAAGGCTGGTTTGATGCTGTACTGAAAGAACAGGATTCGCTGCCGGACAGCGAATGA
- a CDS encoding c-type cytochrome, with protein sequence MKRMMLLAVAAATLAGSAWAEGIAKGDPVKGKQIVDTVCAACHGADGNSVASANPTLAGQHEVYIYNQLQAFKKGDRKNPIMLGMASALSDDDMRNVASYLSQQKPKAREAANKELMPLGAKIYRVGNPVTHVPACMACHGPAGKGIPDQFPRVGSQHAAYITKQLGDFKAATDRKNVTMTDVASRMTDAEMKAVAEYISGLR encoded by the coding sequence ATGAAACGGATGATGCTGTTGGCTGTAGCTGCGGCAACCCTGGCTGGAAGTGCATGGGCAGAAGGCATTGCCAAGGGAGACCCGGTAAAGGGCAAGCAGATCGTTGACACGGTATGTGCCGCCTGTCACGGTGCTGATGGCAACAGCGTAGCGTCGGCAAACCCGACCTTGGCCGGCCAGCATGAGGTATATATCTACAACCAGCTGCAAGCCTTCAAGAAGGGTGATCGCAAGAATCCGATCATGCTGGGCATGGCCTCGGCACTGTCTGACGATGACATGCGTAATGTAGCCTCCTACCTCAGCCAGCAAAAGCCCAAGGCGCGTGAAGCAGCCAACAAGGAGCTGATGCCGCTGGGTGCCAAGATCTACCGTGTCGGCAATCCGGTTACCCACGTCCCGGCCTGTATGGCTTGCCATGGCCCTGCCGGCAAGGGCATCCCGGACCAGTTCCCGCGTGTTGGCAGCCAGCACGCTGCCTATATCACCAAGCAGCTCGGTGATTTCAAGGCTGCTACCGATCGCAAGAACGTGACCATGACTGATGTGGCTTCCCGCATGACTGATGCCGAAATGAAGGCCGTGGCCGAATACATTTCGGGTCTGCGCTAA